The genomic stretch ATCTGGATGATTGGCCCAACTCAGCTCCTACGCTACTACTTTTTTCGGATCAGCGACGGCCTGTTGCCTTTGTATTCCCTTTTCGTTGTCACACTTTGCTTCGCTAACAAGCGTCCTGTAAGTGACAAAAAATGGATGGCGGGGATCACCCTGGTAATTGGGATAATCGCCATTCCGGCAACCTTTCAATTCTTTCGTAAATCTATTTGGGACCCGCACGAGTTTCTTTACCAACATTGTTCCGATCGAGAGATGGCCGAATGGATAAAGGAAAATACTTCAGCGGATGGGGTATTCTTAACGAATTACAATAGCAAGTATTGGTACATGCACTATGAGCGACCTTTATTCGCTTCCTTCAAACATGCTCCTCAAAGTGCGGAGGATCTGGATGAATGGATGCATAGGCTAACGCTGGTCAACGGAGGTTTAAGCGTTACTGATAACGAGTTGGAGAGCCGTAATTTCGCCTCTATGTCCTTGGCCGAGTACCTTGAGATAAAACGATCCTATCCCGAAATCAGCTTTTTACTTCTACCCGAAAACAAAAATATCGCTCTTCCTGTCTTGTATCGTACGAAACGATTCGTACTATACGATCTCCGAACACCCAAACAACCATGGCCATGAAACGCCATCTGCTATATGTACTCGTATTCTTGTTCTTTGCAGTATTGCCCGGCTGTAAGGACAATGTTGACGCGCCCTTTCGGCACGAAGCCAACGAGTATGAGACATCCGTTTTAGAATGGCTCAAAATTCAGCAACTGTCGAACGGATTGCTCGAAAGTTCTGAAAACGGCAATGTAGTTTCGCTATACGATCAATCTTTAGCCGCAATGGCCTTCATGATCAACGACGAGCTCCCCCGTACAGAAGCGATCTTTGATTTCTTCAATGATCGGCGTTCAGAGCTGAACACCGCGCCCGGCGGCTTTTCGCAGTTCCGCGACCGCAACGGAATCCCGAATGGCCACCGTTGGATGGGCGATAACGCTTGGCCGCTTATCGCATTGAACAATTATAAGGCCCTCACGGGCCGAAGCACATACGACTCACTCGCGACCGACCTTTCCGGTTGGCTATCCTCACTTCAGGATCCAACAGACGGAGGGTTATGGCTGGATACGACGCTCAAAACCAGCTCTTGAACTACAAGGTAACGGAAGGTAATATCGATGCATTCGTAGCGATAATTGGATATGAGACATTCCATGGCGAACCCCTTACTTTCCACGGTCATGATCGCTGGAATACCATTGAAGGAGCATTAATGGCCTGGCCCGAAAACCCAAGCTACAAGTATGCCCTCGATAACTTTAGCTGGGCCTACTGCGCTTTTCCTAACTACCCGACCTCGACTTTGACGTCGGCGGACCGATTCCTTACCTATCAAACTACTACCCTCACCAATGCTACGATTCGCGGTTATGACATTGATGAGGACCGCGATGCCGTTTTCTTGGAGGGTACAGCTCAAATGGCCTTAGCGTGGAAACGCTCCGGAGATCCCACGCGATGTAACCTGTACTTGGGGGCTCTGGAAAGAGCTTTCGTAAGTAGTAGTTCGTATCCCGAAGCGGGCGGGTTCCCATACGCGTCGAACCCGGGAACGGTATATGGTAGCGATCCCTATTGGATAGGAGCCGATACTGAGATCGCGATCTCTCCTGGGGCCTGGTACATTTTTGCCCGAAGAGGCTATAACCCACTCGAGGACGGGACAAAAAAAATCGATCCCTCCTGAAGCTCAATTTTGGTCACCTGAATAGAGGTCGATCGAATTAAACGTTTCAATACCTTAAAGCAGCTATGACGCCACCTACTATACCCCAAAACGAGCTCGAACGACTCCGAGAATTGGAGTCCTTTGAAATTCTCGACACGTTTGAGGAAGACGACTGCGATCGAATCACGGCTCTCGCTTCCGAGATTTGTGAAGCCCCTATTTCGTTGATCTGCTTTATTGATGAAGAACGGCAATGGTTTAAGTCGAGCCAAGGAATAGACGCTACCGAAACGCCTAGGGAATACGCCTTCTGTGCTCATGCTATAAACGAGCCAAATAATGTTTTTCAAATTCCGGACGCTCGGCTCGACGACCGCTTCCACGACAACCCGTTGGTCACCGAAGGCCCAGGAATCGTTAGTTATGCTGGGATCCCCCTTAAAACGAACTCTGGTCATGCACTGGGAATGCTTTGCGTGATCGATAGAAAACCCAAAGAGTTGGACGAAAACCAGCTCAGTG from Flavobacteriales bacterium encodes the following:
- a CDS encoding GAF domain-containing protein is translated as MTPPTIPQNELERLRELESFEILDTFEEDDCDRITALASEICEAPISLICFIDEERQWFKSSQGIDATETPREYAFCAHAINEPNNVFQIPDARLDDRFHDNPLVTEGPGIVSYAGIPLKTNSGHALGMLCVIDRKPKELDENQLSALRVLADQVIHLLELRRTNKNSMISS